The genomic region GTGTCCATGAAGCGCAGGGTCTCCATCCCTCCGAGCGTCGCCGCCTCGAAGAACGGGAAATCACCCCAGAGTTTCTTGCCACCGGCGCGCACGTTGAGGATCGGATGCGTCGGGATGGGAACGATGAGCGCGGCGCCGAGCGCGAGTGACGCCTCGCCGAACGCCGAGCGCACGTCCATCGCGGATGGGTAGTACGCCCCCTTCGCTTCGACGAGGACGCGGTTGGTGGGGACAGTCGGCTGCGAGCGGTCGTCGTGCCGGTCGTAGCGCGCGTCGAGCAACACGCCGGCTTCAGTGAAATTTCCAAACCCATTCGGGTGGTCTTTCGTCAGAAGCGGACTGCGAGTGCTGTCGGTCGTGGTGTGCTGCAGGACCGGACCGAGCGTGATGTCGGTCCACGAGCCAAACGCGAAGCCGACCGACGGATTCGCCATCCATTGACGCTGGTGCGTCTGGAAGTAGGTGTCGGGCAGCGTGCTATCGGAGGTTGCGTTGCCGAACCCGTGAAAGTTCACGAATTGCAAATCGGACATGCGCCCGTAGAACATCGTATGGAAGGGCGACGACTCGAAGCGCTTGTCCGCCGTGAATACGACACGCGCCCCTTTCCAGAATGCCGCATATTCGGCGTCGAGTCTGAGCATCGACGCGTAGGGTCGGTCCATGAATCCGTAGTCGTACCGCGCAACGCCAATGCGCGGGTCGAGCCCGACCGTGCGGTCGTCGCTGAGGCCGACGAATCCCCGGAACGCTCCGCCGTAGTTCGGCACCGGCTGCGCGAGCCGTCCGTTCCGGCGCTCCAACGGCAAGCGCTCGAAGAGCGTGTCGTCCTCGAAGCCGCTCGTCAGGCCGGCGTCGTAGAATCGCGTGGGGTGTCGAGCGCCACCAACCGCGGACGAATCGACGAATTTGTTATTGCCGTTTCCGCCGATCACGCGCACGAGGATGCTGCTCGCGGACTGCCCCACGACGATGGCGGTGTCGTCGCCACCGTGCAGGTAGACCAGGATCTCGTGCGTCTCGGATGGATAGAACGTGCGTGAGAAATACTGCTTTCCGCCCGACTCGAGTCGCACGTTCACGGGTCCGTCCGGCGTGCGGCTGATGGTCGCCGCGTCGGCGGCATCGGTGCCGTGCACTTCTACGCGCGCGGCGAGCCGGCTGTAGTACTCGTCAGCGGCGGCGGGCATCGCGTCGCGTCGCTGCTTGAGCACCGCGATCGTGTGCGGCGCGATCGATCGATACTCCGGAGGCAGCGCCAGAGTCGCGGCGACGATCACCGAATCGGTCACGCGCCTGGTGAGCTCGCGGGCCACGGAGTCCCACACCGGCTTTTCGAGGCCGGCGAACAGCCGTTCGTCCATGTAGTTGGGGAACGTGAGCCCCGGGATGTCGATCTTCCCGTCGAATTTGACCTGGCTCACGCGCATCAATCGGCCGATGCTGTTCTCGAACCCCGTGGCTGACACGAAGGCGTGATCCCGGTCGCGCGCGATCGGCTCCCACTCATCCTTTGGGCCGGACGCGAGTCGCGCCCACTTCCACTGATCGGCCGTGCCCCGGTCGTTGTCGTTGACCAGGAAGTCCGAGAGCCGCGCCATCAGGAACGCCCGTTCGTCGACGCGCTCCTTGGCCTCGGTGTTGATCAACTTCAAAAGCTCGGGACTGTCGATGATCTTGGTCGCCCCGCCAAAGCCCAGCCGCTCCGCACCGTCGCCTTTCTCTTTTTCTTTTTCCTTCTTGTCGGCGTTCTTCTTGGTGCTGTCCGCGGCGACCGTATCGGCCTTCGCGTTCAGAGTGTCCGTGACGATTTTGCCCGCCGCCTCTTTGGCCTTCTTCTCATCCTTTCCAGCCTTTTCGGTCTTCTCACTCTTCTCGCCTTTGACAGCCAACTCGCTCGCGCCCGCGCGCTCGAGCTTGTCCGCGACCTCGCCCCCCGGGGCCTTCGGCACGTTGGGGAACTCCTCGATCATCCCGAGCTTGTTCGCAAAGTCGCGCCGGAATTCACCCAGGGCGGGATCGTCCGGCATCCACATCAACACGGCGGTTGGGTGCAAGACGCCCGTCGCCGTGAGAATCGGCGCCGTGAGCTGGGCCGCCCCCGGATTCATTTCGCTCACCCCGTCCTGAAACAGCCAGTTGATCGGCGTGTCTTTCAGCTCGGGCGGATCGCCGGTCGCCCCCTTGTCGACCAAACGAAATACCCACTCTTCTCCAGTGCTCGTCGCCAGACGCAGGTTCTTGGTCTGCGCGCCGCCCCCTTCCTTGAGGACGTGGAGGCCGCCGGAGAACGTGTGCAAATCAAGGACGGGTACGCGAACGCTCGTCGCCCAGAGATCGCGATAGCCATCCCCCGCGAACCAGCGGTGAAACGCCCCCGCCCGATATTTCGTGCTCGCAACCGCGGAGACGCTTTCGGCTCGCGCGGCAGCGGCGCGTTCACTGTCGAGTTGGGCGTTCGGCACCAGCCGAGCAGGCGGCTGCTGCGCGATCGTCGCACGTGGGCTGGCGACGCCAATCGTCGATGCGCCAAGTATGGCGCCCGATATGAAACCCCATGTGACTGTGCGCATGCTGCCACCGTTGTGACGTGTGACCATCGAGCTCACGGGAACTCGTGAGGCTCATCACCCCTCGCAACGGAGTCAGCAGAGGCGGCTCAGAGCCGCGGTTGCGGTTGGCGAAACGCACAATCGATACCAGAACGAGCACAGCAAACCGCCGATACGGAACTCTTAACGCCACGCTTTCTCCGTCAGCATGGTTGAACTCAGATCACAGCGGCGCGATTGTCGGCAAATCGTTGAATTCGCCTGTGGCTCACCACGGTGCAGCAGGTTTCGGTCTTCGCCCGTTTCGGTCTTCGCCCGTTTCGGTCTTCGGCCGTTTCGGTGTTGGGCAGTTTTCGGAGTTCGGCAGTTTTCGCAGTTTCGGCCTTCGGCAGTCTCGGCATTCGGCAGTTTCGGCATTCGGCAGTCTCGGCGTTCGGCCCTCTAGCTCCCCTGTCCTTGCGTCCGCCGCGATGTCGGCCCGGTCTGCCGAATGTCGTTGTCCAATGGGGGAGCTCACTCGCGAGGAGTGCCAATGCCGACCGTTCGAACAGTCCGGGTTCCATGGTTGCTCGCTCTGGCGAGCCTCGTTGCGGCATGCAGCGGCGACCCCGCCTCGCCCCCGACGAGCCCAACCTCCAATGCTCCAACCCCACCTCTGACGCCGACACCCAATCCTTCCGCTCCTACTCCCGCGCCCGGCTCGTTCACAATCACGGGCGTCGTCCAAGAAGGGGAGCGCGCGGTCCCCGGCATATACGCGAACGCGTGGGTGCAAGAAACGGGTGGGTTCGGGTACTCCTGGTGGTGGGCGCACGGCCCGCTCCACGCCGACAGCGCGGGACGGTTCGTGATCTCGCATCTGCCCATGGCGGCGCGCGTGTGGCTGCAGGCGTTCGACGTCGCGCATGACCAGCCCTGTGCCGTATCCATCGCGGCCATCCGAGGCGACACGACGGTCAACATCACGGTCGTGTCGACAGCCGCCGCGACGCCGACAGCGCAATCATCGGCGGGCTCGCGGTCGGTGTCCGGCACCGTCGTGACATCAGGTGGCCAGCCGGCCGTGGGCGCGTGGATCGATTTCGAGCCGATCATGGACTTCCCGGCCGCCACGACCCACACTGACGCCGCTGGACGATTCGCCTTGTGCGGCCTGCCCGTCGATGAAGCGGTCTGGCTCGGAGCCGTGTTGGGGTCGAGCGTCGGATACCTGGCCGTGCCCGTCGGTCAGACCGAAGGCCTAAAGATCGTCCTGCCGTGACCATGCGCTCGGCCGTCAGTTCGCTCGCGTAAATGTCGCTCACCGCGGCATAGCAGTTTCCGTCGCCGGCCGTTTCGGTCTTCGGTCGTTTCGGTCTTCGGCCGTTTCGGAGTCCGGCAGTTCCCGTAGCTTCGGCTTTCGGCAGTTTCGGCGTTCGGCAGTCTCGGCGCTCGGCAGTCTCGGCGTTCGGCCTTCTCACCACCCCCGCCGTCTCTCTATCGAGTCCAACGCCCCGAATCGCCGTTGTCGACTCAGCTCACCGTCAACACGATTCGCCCGAGCGGGTGCTTCCGCTGGCCGCACTCGAGCGCGGACGCCGCTTGGTCCAGCGGAAACTCCGCGGCGATCGGGATACGCGCGCGCGTCGCATCCAGGCGCTCGCGCAGCTTGGTGAGGAGGTCGGCACCGGGCAACGTTTGGATGTTGATCGCCTCGATTCCTCGGCTGTGATATGCGGCGGGGTCTGCGGCATACAGCGTCGTCGCCAGTCGCCCACGGTCATGAAGAACGGTTGCGACACGCGACAACTCGGTCGACCGATTCACGAGATCGAGCACACCGTCGATGCCACGTGGATATCGGGCCTTCACGATGCCAACGGTGTCGCCCGCCATGTAGTCGACCGTCTCACCCGCGCCGAGGCCGCGCGCGTACTTCTCCTCCTGGGCTCGCGCGGTGGCGATCACGTGCACGCCGGCCGCGGCGGCGAACTGCGTCACGAAGCTGCCTACCGATCCTGTCGCTCCGATGACCAAGAGCACTTCGTTCGCCTGCATCCGCATCGCGTCAAGTGCGGTCACAGCGGTTTGCCCGCCCATGGGGACGGCCGCGGCGCTCACGAAATCCAGCGACGCGGGTTTTCGCCCGATGAACGACGCCGCCGGACTCACCACGTAGTCCGCGAACGTTCCGTCCAGGAGCACCTGCTTCCAGAGCGTACCGTAGACTTCGTCGCCAGCCCGGAACCCGTCGGCGCCCTCCGCCGCGGTTTCGACCACGCCGGCCATGTCGAAGCCGAGCGTGATCGGAAACCGGTGTTCCTGCATGTCCTTGTACGCGCCGTGCCACAGGCGCCAGTCCGCCGCGTTCACACCGGCGGCGCGGACGCGCACCAATGCCTCGCCACGCTTCGGCTCGGGTTTGGGGATCTGACGCAGCGTCACCGGTGCATCGAATGCGTCGATCATGATTGCTCGCACGACAATTCCTTTGAGTCTTCTCGCGGCGTCGCTGCAACGATGCGGCCAACGACTCTTACATCTTTCCTTGACTTGTCGCGTTGCGGCTGGCGAGCAGGTGAGTGTTCGACGGACGCATGACGTCGTCATATGATGTCCGCCGCGCGATCGCAACATGTGCACCGCCACGCTCACAGCGCAGGGACCACCGTTGTACCTTGGGCCAATTGCGTCGCGCTTGTTGCACGGCACTTTCGTGGCCATGTCACATCATTATTCCGGCCCCGAGTTTGGCTCGCCGCATGACGACGCCCGTCTGGATTTCACCGATTTGTTCGCGTTCCCGAAACCTGGAGACAAGAACG from Gemmatimonadaceae bacterium harbors:
- a CDS encoding carboxypeptidase-like regulatory domain-containing protein; amino-acid sequence: MPTVRTVRVPWLLALASLVAACSGDPASPPTSPTSNAPTPPLTPTPNPSAPTPAPGSFTITGVVQEGERAVPGIYANAWVQETGGFGYSWWWAHGPLHADSAGRFVISHLPMAARVWLQAFDVAHDQPCAVSIAAIRGDTTVNITVVSTAAATPTAQSSAGSRSVSGTVVTSGGQPAVGAWIDFEPIMDFPAATTHTDAAGRFALCGLPVDEAVWLGAVLGSSVGYLAVPVGQTEGLKIVLP
- a CDS encoding NADP-dependent oxidoreductase, which encodes MIDAFDAPVTLRQIPKPEPKRGEALVRVRAAGVNAADWRLWHGAYKDMQEHRFPITLGFDMAGVVETAAEGADGFRAGDEVYGTLWKQVLLDGTFADYVVSPAASFIGRKPASLDFVSAAAVPMGGQTAVTALDAMRMQANEVLLVIGATGSVGSFVTQFAAAAGVHVIATARAQEEKYARGLGAGETVDYMAGDTVGIVKARYPRGIDGVLDLVNRSTELSRVATVLHDRGRLATTLYAADPAAYHSRGIEAINIQTLPGADLLTKLRERLDATRARIPIAAEFPLDQAASALECGQRKHPLGRIVLTVS